The proteins below are encoded in one region of Pseudonocardia sp. DSM 110487:
- a CDS encoding thioesterase family protein, translating to MVPEPAIWTEDVRPDWIDYNGHLSEAYYVLVFGHATDAVIFGLGIEPSVTDTSLYTVEAHVRYLDQVPPGARLEVRTSVIGVTAKLLWLWHEMWSDSRLRATEEVLAVHVDAHAGRSSPFPDELRRRIEARRVPPPEHASRRIAVG from the coding sequence GTGGTACCTGAGCCGGCGATCTGGACGGAGGACGTCCGGCCGGACTGGATCGACTACAACGGCCACCTCTCCGAGGCCTACTACGTGCTGGTGTTCGGCCACGCCACCGACGCCGTGATCTTCGGGCTCGGCATCGAGCCGTCCGTCACCGACACCTCGCTGTACACGGTCGAGGCGCATGTCCGCTACCTCGACCAGGTGCCGCCGGGGGCGCGGCTGGAGGTGCGGACCTCGGTGATCGGCGTGACCGCCAAGCTGCTGTGGCTCTGGCACGAGATGTGGTCCGACAGCCGCCTGCGCGCCACGGAGGAGGTACTCGCCGTGCACGTCGACGCGCACGCCGGACGGTCCAGCCCGTTCCCCGACGAGCTGCGACGGCGCATCGAGGCACGACGCGTGCCACCACCCGAGCACGCCTCCCGGCGGATCGCGGTGGGGTGA
- a CDS encoding 3-keto-5-aminohexanoate cleavage protein, whose product MNRKVIITCALTGAGDTVGRSEHVPVTPEQIAVSGIAAARAGAAIVHVHVRDPDTGAGSRDVALYREVVRRLRESDVDVVINTTAGMGGDLFLDPEDPSGFADGTDLVNGIERLAHVEELLPDVCTLDCGSLNFGEGSLVYVSTPDMLRAGAKRIQELGVRPELEIFDTGHLWFANKLVDEGLIDPPGMYQLCMGIPYGAPPEPALLAAMVAQIPPGVVWASFALGRMQMPWVAQSVLLGGHVRVGLEDNLYLGRGNKVSNAALVANAVTIIEAMGAEVATPDEAREILSLRSRA is encoded by the coding sequence TTGAATCGCAAGGTCATCATCACGTGCGCGCTCACCGGTGCGGGGGACACCGTCGGAAGGTCCGAGCACGTGCCGGTCACGCCCGAGCAGATCGCCGTGTCGGGCATCGCGGCCGCCCGGGCCGGGGCGGCGATCGTGCACGTCCACGTGCGCGACCCGGACACCGGCGCCGGATCGCGGGACGTGGCGCTGTACCGGGAGGTGGTGCGGCGGCTGCGGGAGAGCGACGTGGACGTCGTGATCAACACGACCGCGGGTATGGGCGGCGACCTCTTCCTCGACCCCGAGGACCCGTCCGGGTTCGCCGATGGCACCGATCTGGTCAACGGGATCGAGCGGCTGGCGCACGTCGAGGAGCTGTTGCCCGACGTCTGCACGCTCGACTGCGGCAGCCTGAACTTCGGCGAGGGCAGCCTGGTCTACGTCAGCACGCCGGACATGCTGCGGGCCGGGGCCAAGCGGATCCAGGAGCTCGGGGTGCGCCCTGAGCTGGAGATCTTCGACACCGGACACCTCTGGTTCGCCAACAAGCTCGTGGACGAGGGCCTGATCGACCCGCCCGGGATGTACCAGCTATGCATGGGCATCCCGTACGGTGCCCCACCCGAGCCTGCCCTGCTCGCGGCCATGGTGGCGCAGATCCCGCCCGGCGTCGTGTGGGCCTCCTTCGCCCTCGGCCGGATGCAGATGCCGTGGGTGGCGCAGTCCGTGCTCCTCGGCGGGCACGTGCGGGTGGGGCTGGAGGACAACCTCTACCTCGGCCGCGGCAACAAGGTCAGCAACGCGGCGCTGGTCGCCAACGCGGTCACGATCATCGAGGCGATGGGCGCCGAGGTGGCCACGCCGGACGAGGCGCGGGAGATCCTCTCCCTGCGGTCTCGCGCATGA
- a CDS encoding acyl-CoA dehydrogenase family protein, translated as MHLEWSDEQRAVMETTRAFVHRELVPHEDEVERTGRLDPGLVKELRRRAIKAGLYAANMPDDVGGAGLDTLTWMLMERELGHTGYALQMLAVARPSRILLACEGSQRADYLLPTVAGERVECLAMTEPEAGSDLRGMRTRAVRDGTDWVITGTKHFISHAEEADYVILFAATGEERTGRAEITAFLVDTDAAGLTVRPGYRSVSHRGYPNSVLAFDGCRVPGSAVLGEVGRGFDVANTWLGTTRLQVAATCLGRSRRALDLAVRYAAGRRQFGRTIGRNQGVSFKLADMTVALESASWLTWRAAWLADRREADAEIAMAKLHASEALAMIADEAIQIHGGMGLMDELVLERIWRDARVERIWDGTSEIQRHIVSRALLRAHGG; from the coding sequence GTGCACCTGGAGTGGTCCGACGAGCAGCGGGCCGTGATGGAGACGACCAGGGCGTTCGTGCACCGCGAGCTGGTGCCGCACGAGGACGAGGTGGAGCGCACCGGGCGGCTCGACCCCGGCCTCGTGAAGGAGCTGCGGCGCCGGGCGATCAAGGCCGGCCTGTACGCGGCGAACATGCCCGACGACGTCGGCGGCGCCGGCCTCGACACGCTGACCTGGATGCTCATGGAGCGCGAGCTCGGGCACACCGGCTACGCGCTGCAGATGCTCGCCGTGGCCCGGCCGTCCCGGATCCTGCTGGCTTGCGAGGGATCCCAGCGGGCGGACTACCTGCTGCCGACGGTGGCGGGCGAGCGCGTCGAGTGCCTCGCGATGACGGAGCCGGAGGCCGGCTCCGACCTGCGCGGCATGCGCACCCGGGCCGTCCGCGACGGTACCGACTGGGTGATCACCGGCACCAAGCACTTCATCAGCCACGCCGAGGAGGCCGACTACGTCATCCTGTTCGCCGCCACCGGCGAGGAACGAACCGGGCGGGCGGAGATCACCGCCTTCCTCGTCGACACCGACGCCGCCGGGCTGACCGTGCGGCCCGGCTACCGCAGCGTCTCGCACCGCGGCTACCCCAACTCGGTGCTCGCCTTCGATGGCTGCCGCGTGCCGGGATCGGCCGTGCTCGGCGAGGTGGGACGAGGGTTCGACGTGGCCAACACATGGCTCGGCACGACACGGCTGCAGGTGGCGGCGACCTGCCTCGGCCGGTCGCGGCGGGCCCTCGATCTGGCGGTGCGGTACGCGGCAGGCCGCCGCCAGTTCGGCCGGACGATCGGGCGCAACCAGGGCGTGTCGTTCAAGCTCGCCGACATGACCGTCGCGCTGGAGTCGGCGTCATGGCTGACGTGGCGCGCGGCGTGGCTCGCGGACCGGAGGGAGGCCGACGCCGAGATCGCGATGGCCAAGCTGCACGCCAGCGAGGCGCTCGCGATGATCGCGGACGAGGCCATCCAGATCCACGGCGGCATGGGCCTGATGGACGAGCTCGTGCTGGAACGGATCTGGCGCGACGCCCGCGTCGAACGGATCTGGGACGGCACCTCGGAGATCCAGCGGCACATCGTCTCGCGCGCCTTGCTGCGAGCACACGGTGGATAA
- a CDS encoding 3-hydroxyacyl-CoA dehydrogenase NAD-binding domain-containing protein has protein sequence MTERVGPEQVRTIACVGAGVIGGGWVAYFLAHGFRVRAWDPASDAEARLRTLVEAAWPALTELGLSPGASVDHLTVTGELAEAVAGADYVQESAPEQLDLKRRLLADIDAATPDHVVIGSSTSGYGMTEMAVDAVGGHRLVVAHPFNPPYLIPLVEVVGGKRTAADVVMWTAEFLRHVGKSVIVMDQEVPGFIANRLQEALWREALHMVANGEATPAQIDASITDGPGLRWAFHGPMLTFHLAGGPGGMAHMLDHFGPSLLSPWTRLDAPELTTELRDSVVAGTEQEAAGRTIADLVRERDRRLVDVLRVLGRVPGGT, from the coding sequence ATGACCGAGCGCGTCGGTCCTGAACAGGTGCGCACGATCGCTTGTGTCGGAGCAGGGGTGATCGGCGGCGGCTGGGTGGCCTACTTCCTGGCCCACGGGTTCCGGGTGCGTGCATGGGATCCCGCGTCCGACGCCGAGGCTCGGTTGCGCACGCTCGTCGAGGCCGCATGGCCCGCGTTGACGGAGCTGGGCCTCTCGCCCGGCGCGAGCGTGGACCACCTGACCGTCACCGGCGAGCTGGCCGAGGCCGTCGCCGGCGCCGACTACGTCCAGGAGAGCGCCCCGGAGCAGCTCGACCTCAAGCGCAGGCTCCTCGCCGATATCGACGCGGCCACGCCCGACCACGTCGTCATCGGGTCGTCCACCTCCGGCTACGGCATGACCGAGATGGCGGTCGACGCCGTGGGCGGGCACCGACTCGTCGTCGCACACCCGTTCAACCCGCCGTACCTGATCCCGCTGGTCGAGGTGGTCGGCGGCAAGCGCACCGCGGCCGACGTCGTCATGTGGACCGCCGAGTTCCTCCGGCACGTCGGCAAGTCGGTGATCGTCATGGACCAGGAGGTCCCGGGCTTCATCGCGAACCGGCTGCAGGAGGCGCTGTGGCGGGAGGCGCTGCACATGGTGGCCAACGGCGAGGCCACCCCCGCCCAGATCGACGCGTCGATCACCGACGGGCCGGGCCTGCGCTGGGCCTTCCACGGCCCGATGCTCACGTTCCACCTCGCCGGTGGGCCGGGCGGGATGGCGCACATGCTCGACCACTTCGGGCCGTCGCTGCTCTCGCCGTGGACCCGCCTCGACGCGCCGGAGCTCACCACGGAGCTGCGCGACAGCGTGGTGGCAGGCACCGAGCAGGAGGCCGCCGGGCGGACGATCGCCGACCTGGTGCGCGAGCGCGACCGCAGGCTCGTCGACGTGTTGCGGGTGCTCGGGCGGGTGCCCGGTGGTACCTGA